A genomic segment from Actinoplanes sichuanensis encodes:
- a CDS encoding TldD/PmbA family protein — MSEGGRAGAELELAARVIEIVRELGGRSAEAEVNVRHDAEALTRFANSTIHQNVASATTGVRLRLHAEGRSAGGSTTVTSADGLRTLVERTLAAVRVSPVDRSWPGLAPPAPLRLSAGHPGSGERSGLAFGFDEATARADPAERAERVGDFVRAAGGLETAGYCRTVYVSAAFANSAGQAVEGRTAEAAMDGIARCEGADGVARLAAARLADLDGAVLGARAAAKARAARGPVELPPGHYEVVLEPDAVRDLLENFAVFGFDGKAHHQQQSFAELGREQFDPSVTIVDEPLGSRAEPAADLPFDDEGTPRRALVLVRDGVTTAVTHDRTSAALAGTASTGHASAVSRSWGPKATHLRLEAAPLPGSAPGAGGTGVIADSARPLVAGMRRGLLITDLWYTRVLDPKALVITGLTRNGVWLVEDGEVTSAVSNVRFTQSYPRALGPGRVLGIGAETVLLPESWGRARYAAPALHLAEWNVTGNASG, encoded by the coding sequence ATGAGCGAGGGTGGTCGCGCGGGGGCCGAGCTGGAGCTCGCGGCCCGCGTCATCGAGATCGTGCGGGAGCTGGGCGGCCGGTCGGCCGAGGCCGAGGTGAATGTCCGGCACGACGCCGAGGCGCTGACCCGGTTCGCGAATTCGACGATCCATCAGAATGTGGCGTCGGCGACCACGGGCGTCCGGTTGCGGCTGCACGCGGAGGGGCGTTCGGCGGGCGGTTCGACCACCGTGACCAGCGCCGACGGCCTACGGACGCTGGTCGAGCGGACCCTCGCGGCGGTGCGGGTGTCACCTGTCGACAGGTCCTGGCCGGGTCTGGCCCCACCGGCGCCGCTGCGGCTGTCGGCCGGCCATCCGGGGTCGGGTGAGCGGTCCGGGCTGGCGTTCGGGTTCGACGAGGCGACGGCCCGGGCCGATCCGGCCGAGCGCGCCGAGCGGGTCGGCGACTTCGTGCGGGCGGCCGGGGGTTTGGAGACGGCCGGCTACTGCCGGACCGTGTACGTGTCGGCCGCGTTCGCCAACAGTGCGGGCCAGGCGGTCGAAGGGCGTACCGCGGAGGCCGCGATGGACGGCATCGCCCGCTGCGAGGGGGCGGACGGGGTGGCCCGGCTGGCCGCCGCCCGGCTGGCCGACCTGGATGGCGCGGTGCTCGGTGCCCGGGCCGCGGCGAAGGCGCGGGCCGCCCGTGGCCCGGTCGAGCTGCCACCGGGCCACTACGAGGTGGTGCTGGAACCGGACGCGGTCCGTGACCTGCTGGAGAACTTCGCGGTCTTCGGCTTCGACGGCAAGGCGCACCACCAGCAGCAGAGCTTCGCCGAGCTGGGCCGGGAGCAGTTCGACCCGTCGGTGACCATCGTGGACGAGCCGCTCGGCAGCCGCGCGGAGCCGGCCGCCGACCTGCCGTTCGACGACGAGGGCACACCGCGGCGGGCGCTGGTGCTGGTCCGTGACGGGGTGACCACCGCGGTGACGCACGACCGTACGTCGGCGGCGCTGGCCGGCACCGCGTCGACCGGGCATGCCTCGGCCGTGTCGCGGTCGTGGGGTCCGAAGGCCACGCACCTGCGCCTGGAGGCGGCCCCGCTGCCGGGTTCGGCGCCGGGGGCGGGTGGCACCGGCGTGATCGCCGACTCGGCCCGGCCGCTGGTCGCCGGGATGCGCCGGGGGCTCCTGATCACCGATTTGTGGTATACCCGGGTGCTCGACCCGAAAGCGTTGGTGATCACCGGTTTGACCCGTAACGGGGTGTGGTTGGTGGAGGATGGCGAGGTCACGTCGGCGGTGAGCAACGTGCGGTTCACCCAGTCCTACCCACGGGCGCTGGGCCCGGGCCGGGTGCTCGGGATCGGCGCGGAGACGGTGCTGCTGCCCGAGTCGTGGGGGCGTGCCCGCTATGCCGCGCCGGCCCTGCATCTGGCCGAGTGGAACGTGACAGGCAACGCCTCGGGATAG
- a CDS encoding TldD/PmbA family protein, producing the protein MTHFDEAGAAVQAALDAGARYADARVMVRRSETMSARDGDVEDLGFDESAGLGVRALVGSGWGFYAVPDLTEPSARAAGRRAAQIAAASAAVPGLPADLVPARPVVASWASDCVIDPLGVPLSAKGDLLVRATEAAKAAGADVAEANYAVWDTRKWFVSSEGHRIDQHIRECGAGVTAIAIGDGEVQRRSWPSHRGQFGTRGWELVDEIDLVGNAPRMAEEARALLTAPLCPSGETTLVLGGEQLALQIHESVGHAIELDRILGWEAAFAGTSWLDLSRLGSLRYGSELMNITIDPTFPGALGSFGFDDEGTPATKRHAVRDGLWVGVLAGRDSAAIAGLDYAGSVRSDGWSRLPMVRMTNVGLEPGPHTLEEIIAATDDGVFMDVNRSWSIDDRRLNFQFGCEIGYEIKNGKLGRMLRNPTYTGIGPRFWQSMDMLSGETIAWGTPNCGKGQPGQIGHTGHPAAPARFTDVRVGVRG; encoded by the coding sequence TCTCGGTTTCGACGAGAGCGCGGGGCTGGGAGTGCGAGCCCTGGTCGGCTCCGGGTGGGGCTTCTACGCCGTGCCGGATCTGACCGAACCGTCCGCACGCGCGGCCGGGAGACGCGCCGCGCAGATCGCCGCCGCGAGTGCCGCGGTCCCGGGCCTTCCGGCCGATCTGGTGCCGGCCCGCCCAGTGGTGGCGAGCTGGGCCTCCGACTGCGTGATCGATCCGCTCGGGGTGCCGCTGTCCGCCAAGGGTGACCTGCTGGTCCGGGCGACCGAGGCGGCGAAGGCCGCGGGCGCCGACGTGGCCGAGGCCAACTACGCCGTCTGGGATACCCGTAAGTGGTTCGTCTCCAGCGAGGGCCACCGCATCGACCAGCACATCCGTGAGTGTGGCGCGGGCGTGACGGCGATCGCGATCGGCGACGGCGAGGTGCAACGCCGGTCCTGGCCGTCGCATCGGGGCCAGTTCGGCACCCGGGGCTGGGAGCTGGTCGACGAGATCGATCTGGTGGGCAACGCGCCACGGATGGCGGAGGAGGCGCGGGCGCTGCTGACCGCGCCGCTGTGCCCGTCCGGTGAGACCACGCTGGTGCTCGGGGGCGAGCAGCTGGCGCTGCAGATCCACGAGTCGGTGGGGCACGCCATCGAGCTGGACCGGATCCTCGGCTGGGAGGCGGCGTTCGCGGGGACGAGCTGGCTGGATCTGAGTCGGCTGGGCTCGTTGCGGTATGGGTCCGAGCTGATGAACATCACGATCGATCCGACGTTCCCGGGCGCACTGGGCAGTTTCGGTTTCGACGACGAGGGCACCCCGGCGACGAAACGGCACGCGGTCCGCGACGGCCTGTGGGTGGGAGTGCTGGCCGGGCGTGACTCGGCGGCGATCGCCGGGCTCGACTACGCGGGCAGCGTGCGGTCGGACGGCTGGTCGCGGCTGCCGATGGTGCGGATGACCAATGTCGGTCTGGAGCCCGGTCCGCACACCCTGGAGGAGATCATCGCGGCGACCGACGACGGCGTGTTCATGGATGTCAACCGGTCCTGGTCGATCGACGACCGCCGGCTGAATTTCCAGTTCGGGTGCGAGATCGGCTACGAGATCAAGAACGGGAAGCTGGGCCGGATGCTGCGTAACCCGACGTATACCGGGATCGGCCCGAGGTTCTGGCAGTCGATGGACATGCTGTCCGGCGAGACGATCGCGTGGGGCACTCCGAACTGCGGGAAGGGCCAGCCCGGCCAGATCGGGCACACCGGGCATCCGGCGGCGCCGGCCCGGTTCACCGACGTCCGGGTGGGGGTGCGGGGATGA